In Wolbachia endosymbiont (group A) of Pogonocherus hispidulus, the genomic stretch ATTTTATGTCGTTAAATAGATCTGAGTTTTTGAGCACATCGATTTCTTCATATTTCACACCTTTTTTATCCAGCAACTCTTTTGCTTTTTTGCAGAATGGGCAGTGCTGCTTTACATATATTATAACTTTTCCTTTAGTATTTTTCACAATTTATCTCCGTAGCTTACTAAAATATAGTTATTATATATAAGAAACATGTAAAAACATCAAATTGTATGAAAATTATTTATAATTGTGAGCAAGAGAGAGGAAACAACATAGCACTAACCTTCGGAAATTTCGATGGCATTCATTTAGGACATGAATTTGCAATTTCTACTCTAAAGAAGGTAGCACAAGAAAGAGGATTACCCTCCGCAGTTTTAACTTTTGAGCCTCATCCATCAACTGTTTTATTTGGTAGAAACAATTTTAGGTTAATAGACCAAGAACAAAAAAAGGAACTAATCAGCAGCTATGGTATAGATTACTTGTATATTGTTAATTTTAGTAGAGGTTTTTCTGAGGTTAGCTGCGATGACTTTATCAGTAAGATTTTAATAGATAAATATGGCGCTAAACACATAATTGTCGGAGAAAATTGCACTTTTGGTCATAAACGATTGGGTGATATATTAACTCTAGAGAAATATTCTGAAACATATGGATACTCTTTGACTAAATTAGAGCCATTAATAATTGACAGCAAAATTTGCTCTTCTTCTTCAATCAGAGAGTATGTACAGAAAGGTGAAATAGACATTGCTAATAAATTACTTGGTAGACCTTATCAAGTTTCTGGTGTTGTGACAAAGGGTGCGTGTAGAGGTAGAGAAATAGGATTTCCAACTATAAATATTCCCATAGAAGATTGTATGATAAAGCCTAAATTTGGTACATATTATGCTAAAGTGATGTTTTCTTATAATAACCCAAATTGGTTATATGGAGTAGTCAACATTGGTATGAGACCTACATTTAAGGATCTGAAAAAGCCCATAATAGAAATGCACATATTCGATTTTGATGAAGACGTATATAATCATAAAGTCAATATACAACTTTTAAAATTCATAAGGTCAGAAAAAAAATTCCATAGTATTGAGGAGTTAACAAAACAGATAAATTATGATATACTTAAAGTTTATAGGTTAAAGGCAAATTTATGAAAAAGTTATGCTTAATTGTTATATTAATTATAGTATTGATTGACCAAACGAGCAAATTGTACATAAACTCATTGATTGATGAAGAAGAATCAATTGAGATCACTAGCTTTATAAAGCTAGTTGAAGTTTGGAATTCAGGCATTAGTTTTGGAATGTGTAGCGCTTTACCACATGGCAGTTTCTTTTTGTCAGCAGTTTCAATACTAATAATTGGTATACTTGCATACTTGATATACAAGTCTGATGATCAGTCAACTTACCTTGGTTTTTCTCTGATGATTGGTGGAGCAATCGGAAACGTAGTTGACAGGATCTACTGGGGAGCTGTATATGATTTCATATATTTTCATATTGGCAATTGGTACTGGCCAGCCTTTAATTTAGCGGATTTATCTATAGTTTGTGGAATGTTTACATTGTTATATAAGTGGTATATATACGATATGTTTATTTCCAAACAAAATGAGGAATAAAATAATTGTTTTTATATTAGGTCGAAATAATGCTTCATAAGTTTTTTAGTTTTCTTATACTACCTGCACTTTTTTTTACTTACCCAATTTCTTTGAAGGCTTTAAGCATAGAGCACGACATAAAACATGCTAAACTCAGTAACGGACTAGATATCTATGTTGTTCCTAATCATCGGATTCCAGCCGTTTTACATGCAGTAATATACAAAGTTGGGGGAATGGATGATCCAATCGGCAAAGCAGGATTGGCTCACTACTTTGAACATTTAATGTTTGAAACTACAGGGAAGTTCACAGATATAGAAGCCACTATGAGTAGCATTGGGGCCCAATTTAACGCGTTTACCACTAAAGAATATACCTGTTACTACGAATTAGTCCTCAAAAATGACTTACCACTAGCAATGGAAGTTGAAGCAGACAGAATGGGCAATTTTAATGTTACTCAAGATAAAATAGATAGAGAAAAAAACATTGTGCTGGAAGAAAGAAAAATGAGACTCGATAATAATCCTGAAGTTTTACTATGGGAGGAAATGGAAAGTGCATTTTATCGTACTGGCTATGGCAGATCTATTATCGGCTGGGAGAGCGATATCAAAACTTACAATCAGGATGACATAACTAGGTTTCATGATAACTATTATCACCCCGGCAATGCAATATTACTGATTGTGGGTGATGTGGAACTTGATGAAGTAGTGAAATTAGCAGAAGAAAAATATGGCGAAATTAAAGCTAAGCCTGTAATGAGACATTACCCAAATCAGGATCCAGTACATAATGCAGGTTTATCAGTAACTTTGGAAAGCACTGAAGTAAAAGAGCCAGTTTTATACTTTCGCTATCGTGTTCCTTTATTTGAGCACACAAGTGAAACCTCTGCTGCTCATTTAGCGGTTGACATTTTGGGGAATGGCAAGTCTAGTAAACTATATAAAGATTTAGTTCTAGATAAGGATATAGCAGTGGAAGTATTTGCTTATTATAACAGTTTAGCTTTTAGTAATGGTTACATTGAGATTCGGGTAACTCCAAAAAGCGGAGTGAATTTGGATACTGTTGCAAGAGAATTAGACAGTGCTATTAATAACTTTGCCTCTGAAGGAATAACAAATGAAGAGTTGCAAAGCTCGAAATATAGATACAAAGTAGCACAGTTTGATAATCTATCTGATTTAACTCATATAGCAATGTTTTATGTGCCACGCCTTGCACTTGGTATTCCACTTGATGAAATAGATATTTCATATAGCAAAATCAATGATGTCAATCTAGAGGATGTAAATAATAAAATC encodes the following:
- the ribF gene encoding riboflavin biosynthesis protein RibF, giving the protein MKIIYNCEQERGNNIALTFGNFDGIHLGHEFAISTLKKVAQERGLPSAVLTFEPHPSTVLFGRNNFRLIDQEQKKELISSYGIDYLYIVNFSRGFSEVSCDDFISKILIDKYGAKHIIVGENCTFGHKRLGDILTLEKYSETYGYSLTKLEPLIIDSKICSSSSIREYVQKGEIDIANKLLGRPYQVSGVVTKGACRGREIGFPTINIPIEDCMIKPKFGTYYAKVMFSYNNPNWLYGVVNIGMRPTFKDLKKPIIEMHIFDFDEDVYNHKVNIQLLKFIRSEKKFHSIEELTKQINYDILKVYRLKANL
- the lspA gene encoding signal peptidase II, whose protein sequence is MKKLCLIVILIIVLIDQTSKLYINSLIDEEESIEITSFIKLVEVWNSGISFGMCSALPHGSFFLSAVSILIIGILAYLIYKSDDQSTYLGFSLMIGGAIGNVVDRIYWGAVYDFIYFHIGNWYWPAFNLADLSIVCGMFTLLYKWYIYDMFISKQNEE
- a CDS encoding M16 family metallopeptidase yields the protein MLHKFFSFLILPALFFTYPISLKALSIEHDIKHAKLSNGLDIYVVPNHRIPAVLHAVIYKVGGMDDPIGKAGLAHYFEHLMFETTGKFTDIEATMSSIGAQFNAFTTKEYTCYYELVLKNDLPLAMEVEADRMGNFNVTQDKIDREKNIVLEERKMRLDNNPEVLLWEEMESAFYRTGYGRSIIGWESDIKTYNQDDITRFHDNYYHPGNAILLIVGDVELDEVVKLAEEKYGEIKAKPVMRHYPNQDPVHNAGLSVTLESTEVKEPVLYFRYRVPLFEHTSETSAAHLAVDILGNGKSSKLYKDLVLDKDIAVEVFAYYNSLAFSNGYIEIRVTPKSGVNLDTVARELDSAINNFASEGITNEELQSSKYRYKVAQFDNLSDLTHIAMFYVPRLALGIPLDEIDISYSKINDVNLEDVNNKIRAIFSANKLVGRLLPKGGNNEDK